From a single Shewanella donghaensis genomic region:
- a CDS encoding NrfJ, with amino-acid sequence MKAKLIKLAAAATLALGVSSAWAAGIMHQGEVLETMNSGGYTYIQVKAEDKTFWAAGPQVEVAKGDTVSMSEQMWMQDFTSSTLNKTFDELLFVGKIDKK; translated from the coding sequence ATGAAAGCAAAACTGATTAAATTAGCTGCAGCAGCAACACTAGCATTAGGCGTATCTTCAGCATGGGCTGCAGGTATTATGCATCAAGGCGAAGTTCTTGAAACAATGAACAGCGGCGGCTACACCTATATTCAAGTTAAAGCAGAAGACAAAACATTCTGGGCTGCAGGACCTCAAGTAGAAGTTGCTAAAGGCGATACTGTTAGCATGTCAGAGCAAATGTGGATGCAGGACTTTACCAGCAGCACACTGAACAAAACTTTTGATGAATTATTATTTGTTGGCAAAATCGATAAAAAATAA
- the pilW gene encoding type IV pilus biogenesis/stability protein PilW, which produces MHGLPKFLIVATLALPLIGCVTERTYTGTDIPVAERTLDKEAAARERMQLGLTYLNRGNIEQAKFNLNRAVDYAPQLSSVHTAMAFYYQTVGDDVRTEESYRKAIDTNDATGDAMNNFGVFLCQKQKYPQAESMLLAAIESKEYTRTASSYENLGVCSLSAGDADKAKQYFETALRYDPRRQSTLKELIELAISENDYDTAKINLDRFHRVAQQTPESLALGIKISHELADEEAVKRYGITLIAKYPASEQAKEYRANLH; this is translated from the coding sequence ATGCATGGATTGCCAAAGTTTTTAATTGTAGCTACGCTGGCATTGCCTTTAATCGGTTGTGTGACAGAACGAACTTATACTGGAACTGATATTCCGGTAGCAGAAAGAACATTAGATAAAGAAGCCGCAGCGAGAGAAAGAATGCAGTTGGGGCTAACTTATTTAAATCGTGGCAATATCGAACAGGCTAAATTTAACTTAAACCGTGCTGTTGATTATGCGCCGCAGTTAAGTTCAGTTCATACAGCAATGGCATTTTATTACCAGACAGTGGGTGATGATGTGCGAACTGAAGAATCTTATCGTAAAGCGATTGATACCAATGATGCTACTGGTGATGCGATGAATAACTTTGGGGTGTTTTTATGTCAAAAGCAGAAATACCCACAAGCAGAATCGATGTTATTAGCGGCGATTGAAAGTAAAGAATATACTCGCACAGCCTCAAGTTATGAAAATTTGGGCGTGTGCAGTTTATCAGCAGGAGATGCTGATAAAGCAAAGCAGTACTTTGAAACTGCTTTGCGTTATGATCCAAGAAGACAGTCAACTTTGAAAGAACTGATTGAACTTGCCATATCAGAAAATGATTATGATACGGCTAAGATCAATTTAGATCGCTTTCATCGAGTGGCACAGCAAACACCTGAGAGCTTAGCATTAGGTATTAAGATTTCGCACGAGTTGGCGGATGAGGAAGCGGTAAAACGCTACGGAATTACGTTAATTGCCAAATATCCTGCTTCAGAACAAGCAAAAGAATACAGGGCAAATTTGCATTAA
- the hisS gene encoding histidine--tRNA ligase, producing the protein MAKQIQAIRGMNDILPTQSPLWQQVEAVIRSTVSAYGYSEIRTPIVESTDLFKRSIGEVTDIVEKEMYTFADRNEDSLTLRPEGTASTVRAGNEHGLLYNQEQRLWYMGPMFRHERPQKGRYRQFHQFGVEVYGIPTADTDAEVLMLSARLWDSFGIQDHVKLELNTLGDPAERAAYRDALIAFLEQHKEQLDEDSQRRMYSNPLRVLDSKSPQVQAILTDAPALMDYLGEESKTHFSTLCELLDAVGIQYTINPRLVRGLDYYNRTVFEWVTDSLGSQGTVLAGGRYDGLVGQLGGKDTPAVGFAMGLERIVLLLETLGLDKDVAPVVDVYVAAMGENCLVEAIKIAQELRQSLPQLKVMSHCGGGNFKKQMKRADKSGAEYALIIGENEIANNQVAVKPLRNKNEQLLVARDDLATTIKSLF; encoded by the coding sequence GTGGCAAAACAGATCCAAGCAATTCGTGGAATGAACGACATTCTGCCAACTCAAAGTCCTTTATGGCAGCAAGTTGAAGCGGTTATTCGCTCAACGGTTAGTGCTTATGGTTACAGCGAAATCCGTACTCCTATTGTTGAAAGTACTGATCTTTTTAAACGCTCTATTGGTGAAGTTACCGATATTGTTGAAAAAGAAATGTATACCTTTGCGGACCGTAATGAAGACAGTTTAACCTTACGTCCTGAAGGTACAGCTTCAACTGTGCGTGCAGGCAACGAACACGGTTTACTGTATAACCAAGAGCAACGCTTGTGGTACATGGGACCTATGTTCCGTCATGAACGTCCTCAAAAAGGTCGTTACCGTCAATTCCACCAATTTGGTGTTGAAGTATATGGTATCCCGACTGCTGATACCGATGCTGAAGTGCTGATGTTATCTGCAAGGTTATGGGATTCATTTGGTATTCAAGACCACGTTAAACTGGAACTCAATACTTTAGGTGATCCTGCTGAACGTGCTGCATACCGTGATGCATTAATTGCATTTCTAGAGCAGCATAAAGAACAGCTAGATGAAGACTCACAGCGCCGTATGTATTCAAATCCACTACGCGTGCTAGATTCTAAATCGCCACAAGTTCAAGCTATCCTAACTGATGCTCCAGCATTAATGGACTATTTGGGTGAAGAATCAAAAACACATTTTTCTACCTTATGTGAACTCTTAGACGCTGTCGGCATCCAATACACAATTAATCCTCGTCTTGTGCGTGGTTTAGATTACTATAACCGCACTGTTTTTGAGTGGGTTACAGATAGCTTAGGCTCTCAAGGTACTGTGCTAGCAGGTGGTCGCTATGACGGTCTTGTTGGACAGCTTGGTGGTAAAGATACCCCTGCTGTGGGTTTTGCAATGGGTCTTGAACGTATTGTATTACTACTCGAAACGCTAGGTTTAGATAAAGATGTTGCACCAGTGGTTGATGTGTATGTAGCCGCTATGGGCGAAAATTGCCTCGTTGAAGCAATTAAAATTGCTCAAGAGTTGCGTCAAAGCCTGCCACAGCTTAAAGTCATGAGTCATTGTGGCGGCGGTAACTTTAAAAAGCAGATGAAACGTGCTGACAAGAGTGGTGCTGAGTATGCGCTTATCATTGGTGAAAACGAAATTGCCAATAACCAAGTCGCTGTTAAGCCATTGAGAAATAAGAACGAACAACTTTTGGTTGCCCGAGACGATTTGGCGACCACTATTAAATCATTATTTTAA
- a CDS encoding GNAT family N-acetyltransferase, which translates to MTQTTQYSIIPFDSTLAKQVSLLVHQSVRTISHPRYKQAQLTAWSTAPRSEKHWQYRLQRSQSWLMVDTNKLFTSNNDSSTKQPLVIGVINVETQFNTRGYIDSLYIAPDYQRQGVGIALYATLEHWVLKQGYRELSVDASYLSKGFFLKQGFTLIQPSYQMTKQQVINSFYLVKPLN; encoded by the coding sequence ATGACTCAAACCACTCAATACTCAATTATCCCATTCGACTCAACACTGGCTAAACAGGTGAGTCTGCTAGTTCATCAAAGTGTTAGAACCATTTCACATCCGAGATACAAGCAAGCTCAACTAACCGCCTGGTCAACTGCACCACGCTCTGAGAAACATTGGCAATATAGATTACAACGAAGTCAAAGTTGGTTAATGGTCGATACCAATAAATTATTTACCAGCAATAACGACTCCAGCACAAAACAACCTTTGGTCATTGGGGTGATTAATGTTGAGACTCAGTTTAATACCAGAGGATATATAGACAGTTTATATATTGCGCCTGATTATCAAAGACAAGGCGTCGGCATCGCTCTCTATGCGACCTTAGAGCACTGGGTACTTAAACAAGGATATAGAGAACTTAGTGTTGACGCTTCATACTTATCTAAAGGATTTTTCCTTAAGCAAGGTTTTACACTGATACAACCCAGCTACCAAATGACCAAACAACAAGTCATTAATAGTTTTTATTTGGTTAAGCCACTCAACTAG
- the ispG gene encoding flavodoxin-dependent (E)-4-hydroxy-3-methylbut-2-enyl-diphosphate synthase, whose translation MYNESPIIRRPSSRIYVGDVPIGDGAPIAVQSMTNTKTTDVDATVAQILALEKVGADIVRVSVPTMDAAEAFKLIKQRVSVPLVADIHFDYRIALKVAEYGVDCLRINPGNIGNEERIRSVVECARDKNIPIRIGVNGGSLEKDLMDKYHEPTPEALLESAMRHVDILDRLNFDQFKVSVKASDVFLAVESYRLLAKQIIQPLHLGITEAGGARAGSVKSAVGLGMLLADGIGDTLRISLAADPVEEIKVGFDILKSLRIRSRGINFIACPSCSRQEFDVINTVNALEMRLEDITTPMDVSIIGCVVNGPGEALVSDIGLTGSHGKSGYYDDGKRQKERFDNNDLVDALEAKIRAKAAIMQNRIDIKDATE comes from the coding sequence ATGTATAACGAATCTCCAATTATTCGCCGTCCTTCTAGCCGCATTTATGTGGGAGATGTTCCGATCGGTGATGGTGCGCCAATTGCGGTGCAGTCGATGACAAATACCAAAACCACTGACGTCGACGCCACAGTTGCACAAATATTAGCGCTTGAAAAAGTCGGTGCTGATATTGTGCGCGTTTCAGTGCCTACCATGGATGCCGCAGAAGCGTTTAAATTGATCAAGCAACGCGTAAGCGTTCCACTGGTTGCCGATATCCATTTTGATTACCGTATCGCACTTAAAGTTGCTGAATACGGTGTCGATTGCCTGCGTATTAATCCAGGTAATATTGGTAATGAAGAACGTATTCGCAGTGTGGTTGAATGTGCTCGCGATAAAAATATTCCAATTAGAATTGGTGTTAACGGCGGTTCATTAGAGAAAGACTTAATGGACAAATATCATGAGCCAACACCTGAGGCATTACTTGAATCAGCAATGCGTCACGTGGATATTTTAGACCGTCTTAACTTTGACCAATTCAAAGTCAGTGTTAAAGCTTCAGATGTCTTTCTTGCGGTTGAATCATACCGCTTGTTAGCGAAGCAAATAATACAGCCTTTGCATCTAGGTATTACTGAAGCTGGTGGCGCTCGAGCGGGTTCGGTCAAGTCTGCAGTAGGTCTAGGTATGCTGTTAGCTGATGGTATTGGCGATACATTACGTATCTCGTTAGCGGCTGATCCAGTCGAAGAAATTAAAGTCGGTTTTGATATCTTAAAGTCATTACGCATACGTAGCCGCGGAATTAACTTTATTGCATGTCCATCTTGTTCAAGACAAGAGTTCGATGTTATTAATACCGTTAATGCACTGGAAATGCGCCTTGAGGATATTACTACACCAATGGATGTTTCTATTATTGGTTGTGTGGTTAATGGTCCTGGTGAAGCGTTAGTTTCAGATATTGGCTTAACAGGCAGTCATGGTAAAAGTGGTTACTATGATGACGGTAAACGTCAAAAAGAGCGATTTGATAACAATGACTTAGTGGATGCACTAGAAGCAAAAATTCGTGCAAAAGCAGCGATAATGCAAAACAGAATCGATATCAAAGACGCAACAGAATAA
- a CDS encoding bifunctional tRNA (adenosine(37)-C2)-methyltransferase TrmG/ribosomal RNA large subunit methyltransferase RlmN has translation MSEKKINLLDLDRKSMRALFADMGEKPFRADQLMKWLYHFGVNDFEEMNNINKVLRGKLARKCEIVAPEIASFQKSEDGTIKFAINVGQGQEVETVYIPEEDRATLCVSSQVGCALECTFCSTGQQGFNRNLTVSEIIGQVWRVSEFLGFHKDTGDRPITNVVMMGMGEPLLNLANVIPAMDIMLDDFGFSLSKRRVTLSTSGVVPALDKLGDAIDVALAVSIHAPNDELRDVLVPVNKKYPLEEFLAGIRRYLEKSNANRGRVTVEYVMLDHINDSTDQAHELAKLMKDTPCKINLIPFNPYPGSPYGRSSNSRIDRFSKVLMEYGLTVIVRKTRGDDIDAACGQLAGDIRDRTKRLAKKQMQQNQISVTMD, from the coding sequence ATGAGTGAAAAAAAGATCAATTTATTAGATCTTGATCGTAAATCGATGAGAGCGTTATTCGCAGACATGGGCGAAAAACCGTTCCGCGCCGATCAGTTGATGAAATGGCTTTATCACTTTGGTGTTAATGACTTCGAAGAAATGAACAACATTAACAAAGTATTACGCGGTAAATTAGCCCGTAAATGTGAAATTGTTGCACCAGAAATTGCCAGTTTTCAAAAGTCAGAAGATGGCACCATTAAGTTCGCTATTAATGTTGGTCAAGGCCAGGAAGTTGAAACGGTTTACATTCCAGAAGAAGACAGAGCGACCTTATGTGTATCATCACAAGTTGGCTGTGCACTGGAATGTACTTTCTGTTCAACAGGTCAGCAAGGTTTCAACCGTAATTTAACGGTATCTGAGATCATCGGGCAAGTTTGGCGCGTATCTGAATTTTTAGGTTTCCATAAAGATACTGGTGACCGTCCTATTACCAACGTTGTGATGATGGGAATGGGAGAGCCGTTATTAAATTTAGCCAATGTGATTCCAGCAATGGACATCATGTTAGATGATTTTGGTTTTAGTCTTTCAAAACGTCGTGTCACATTATCTACTTCAGGTGTCGTACCTGCATTAGACAAGCTAGGTGATGCTATTGATGTTGCGCTAGCTGTAAGTATTCATGCGCCCAATGATGAATTACGTGATGTATTGGTGCCGGTAAACAAAAAGTATCCTCTAGAAGAGTTCTTAGCAGGTATTCGCCGTTACTTAGAAAAGTCCAATGCAAACCGTGGACGTGTTACAGTGGAATACGTCATGCTTGATCATATTAATGATAGTACTGACCAAGCACACGAATTAGCCAAGTTAATGAAAGATACACCGTGTAAAATTAACTTAATTCCATTTAACCCTTATCCAGGTTCTCCATACGGTCGCTCTTCTAATTCTAGAATTGACCGATTCTCAAAAGTATTAATGGAATATGGCTTAACCGTTATCGTTCGTAAAACCCGTGGTGATGATATTGATGCCGCTTGTGGGCAATTAGCGGGTGATATTCGTGACCGAACTAAGCGTTTAGCAAAAAAACAAATGCAACAAAATCAGATTTCGGTCACAATGGATTAA
- a CDS encoding DUF3820 family protein → MNEQLLLEAVNQTMPFGKYAGRKLLELPEPYLVWFHSKGFPEGKLGEQMALMYEVKLNGLEEMLQPLLKK, encoded by the coding sequence ATGAATGAACAATTATTACTGGAAGCGGTAAATCAAACCATGCCTTTTGGAAAGTATGCAGGCCGAAAACTGTTGGAATTACCGGAACCCTATTTAGTGTGGTTTCACAGTAAAGGATTCCCAGAGGGCAAACTTGGGGAGCAAATGGCACTGATGTATGAAGTGAAATTAAACGGTTTAGAAGAGATGTTGCAACCGCTTTTGAAGAAATAA
- a CDS encoding CopG family transcriptional regulator, whose product MGLADLKKNVTPCSANFSPQMTVDDFIEAANHYAMGKPQRLSDCEHLGSNQQAMQQLFELQKPAEANEPLNEKPKPFRRSTFTLSEAAIEQLTQLSESSEIAKSKLIRILIKQHFSLSQQEQQYIEQRIKVR is encoded by the coding sequence ATGGGGCTAGCCGACCTGAAGAAAAACGTTACGCCATGTAGCGCTAATTTTTCGCCTCAAATGACAGTGGATGATTTTATTGAAGCTGCAAATCACTATGCCATGGGTAAACCACAGCGTTTAAGTGATTGTGAGCATCTTGGTTCCAATCAACAAGCGATGCAACAACTGTTTGAATTGCAAAAACCAGCTGAAGCGAATGAACCTTTAAATGAGAAGCCAAAACCATTTAGACGCTCAACATTTACCTTAAGCGAAGCCGCGATAGAGCAATTAACCCAATTGAGCGAAAGTAGCGAGATAGCTAAATCAAAACTCATTCGTATACTTATTAAGCAACATTTTTCATTGTCACAACAAGAGCAACAGTACATAGAACAAAGGATAAAAGTAAGATAA
- a CDS encoding AAA family ATPase, producing MIILVGGEKGGSGKSCLAQNIAVFLAKEANASIIMVDCDPQRTSSDWIQARNNNPDLPAINCVQLYGKIRNDLLSLEQHYDYVIVDCGGQDNLALRATLSVASHALMPLRPKRRDLKTVSHMDDIVATCKMINPKMKASFVVTQCPSLPNQASRIIEAKDVCKTYDINVLESITYSRNIYDDSEESGLSVIEIDPSGKAANEIRNIACELLEVESAQQIIQQRHDTANVTSLRGNHGASRPEEKRYAM from the coding sequence ATGATTATCTTAGTCGGTGGCGAAAAAGGGGGGAGCGGCAAAAGCTGTTTAGCCCAGAATATAGCGGTGTTTCTCGCAAAAGAAGCAAACGCCAGTATAATTATGGTTGATTGCGATCCACAAAGAACGTCATCGGATTGGATCCAGGCACGCAATAATAATCCTGATTTACCTGCCATTAACTGCGTCCAGTTATACGGAAAAATCCGTAACGACTTGCTCAGTCTGGAACAACATTATGACTATGTGATTGTCGATTGCGGTGGCCAAGACAACCTCGCTTTACGGGCAACGCTGTCAGTAGCATCCCATGCATTGATGCCACTAAGACCTAAACGCAGAGATTTAAAAACAGTGAGCCACATGGATGATATTGTCGCTACCTGTAAAATGATTAATCCCAAAATGAAAGCCTCATTTGTTGTAACCCAATGCCCTAGCCTGCCTAACCAAGCCAGTAGAATTATTGAAGCTAAAGATGTCTGCAAAACCTATGACATTAACGTCCTAGAATCGATTACATACAGCCGTAATATCTATGATGACAGTGAAGAATCAGGCTTGTCAGTCATCGAAATAGACCCTTCAGGTAAAGCAGCAAACGAAATTCGTAACATTGCCTGTGAATTACTCGAAGTAGAAAGTGCCCAACAAATAATTCAACAACGACATGATACTGCCAATGTCACATCATTAAGGGGGAATCATGGGGCTAGCCGACCTGAAGAAAAACGTTACGCCATGTAG
- a CDS encoding CNNM domain-containing protein, producing the protein MITLIIIVFIAITISFLCSVFEAVLLSVTPSYIANLAKTNPKAAKRLDKQKQNVESPLVSILTLNTIAHTVGAAVAGAQAAKVFGDDMLGVFSAVLTFLILFFSEIIPKTIGANNWRALAAPVSLILVWMERATKPLIWMSSKVTKLMGKGDEGQYIRQEMSAMAEIGRQSGELDKQESAILTQMLSVKEMPVSAIMTPRTVMFKLPVTLAQSEFVKLYLSKPFTRIPVYEDDPDNIIGYVNRNNIIQAERYTPKESIGVLKKNLLVIPETAKILPIFELMIKRNTKIAMIVDEYGSGEGIVTLEDIVESLLGLEIVDSNDPVTDMQQLARKLWSSRMKHKGIVLSDDGEFTKHIQTPPK; encoded by the coding sequence ATGATAACTCTTATCATTATAGTATTTATCGCCATTACAATCTCTTTTCTTTGTAGTGTATTTGAAGCGGTTCTACTGTCTGTCACACCTAGTTATATTGCCAACTTAGCAAAAACTAACCCTAAAGCTGCAAAACGGCTTGATAAACAGAAACAAAATGTGGAATCACCACTGGTTTCAATCCTGACATTAAACACCATTGCTCATACTGTGGGTGCTGCAGTTGCTGGTGCACAAGCCGCAAAAGTATTTGGTGATGACATGCTAGGCGTGTTCTCCGCTGTGCTTACGTTTCTTATTTTGTTCTTCTCTGAAATTATTCCTAAAACTATAGGTGCAAACAATTGGCGAGCACTTGCCGCCCCAGTTTCGCTTATTTTGGTATGGATGGAACGTGCGACTAAACCATTAATTTGGATGTCTTCAAAAGTCACTAAATTAATGGGCAAAGGTGACGAGGGTCAGTATATTCGTCAAGAAATGAGTGCGATGGCTGAAATAGGCCGACAATCTGGCGAACTCGATAAGCAAGAATCTGCGATTTTGACGCAAATGCTATCAGTAAAAGAAATGCCTGTTTCAGCGATTATGACGCCAAGAACAGTCATGTTTAAATTACCAGTGACCCTTGCACAAAGTGAATTTGTAAAACTGTACTTATCAAAACCTTTTACACGAATTCCGGTGTACGAAGACGATCCTGATAATATTATTGGTTATGTTAATCGCAATAATATTATTCAAGCGGAGCGTTATACGCCCAAAGAATCAATTGGTGTATTAAAGAAAAACCTTTTGGTTATTCCTGAGACGGCAAAAATCTTACCCATTTTTGAATTGATGATTAAACGAAACACTAAAATCGCCATGATTGTTGATGAATACGGTTCGGGCGAAGGCATTGTGACATTAGAAGATATTGTTGAATCGTTACTTGGTTTAGAAATTGTCGACTCTAATGATCCTGTAACTGACATGCAGCAACTTGCGCGTAAATTGTGGAGTTCACGTATGAAGCATAAAGGTATTGTCTTATCAGATGACGGCGAGTTTACTAAACACATTCAAACGCCTCCAAAGTAA
- a CDS encoding RodZ domain-containing protein: MTNKNNEAAKDAEQSESLEAVATAGMLLRTAREKKGVSIEAVAIQLHLRPSVIEDIENDNFDNISSATYARGYAKNFAKYVEADVVAIQQCLAQQLPDETAVMQSFSRKTSRDARDSRLTLVTYLIVFALLGLLLVWWIQKDSLLMTIDLSKPTAEELAEAKTPVQTEDLLEPEIDPKLAYTAPSTTEPSTTAPSMTEPSETQSNDSSQVVSSQSEIESTVDLANNVQTNATNSAALIGNDKISLNFSGDCWVNIIDAKGKTLVDGVKGSESSVEVTGWAPFKVVLGAPQVVTISFNNEDVSLAEFSNRVAKLTLPKA, from the coding sequence ATGACAAATAAAAATAACGAAGCTGCCAAAGATGCAGAACAAAGCGAATCATTAGAGGCTGTTGCTACAGCTGGCATGCTATTGCGCACTGCGCGTGAGAAAAAGGGCGTGTCGATCGAGGCGGTTGCAATACAACTACATTTACGTCCTAGTGTTATTGAAGATATTGAAAATGATAATTTCGATAATATATCTTCTGCGACGTATGCCCGTGGCTATGCTAAGAACTTTGCTAAATATGTTGAAGCTGATGTTGTTGCTATTCAACAATGTTTAGCGCAGCAATTGCCTGACGAAACGGCTGTAATGCAGAGCTTTTCTCGTAAAACGTCCCGCGACGCTCGAGATAGCCGTCTAACATTAGTGACTTATTTGATTGTTTTTGCATTACTGGGTTTATTGTTGGTGTGGTGGATTCAAAAAGACTCGTTATTAATGACGATTGATTTATCAAAGCCGACAGCGGAAGAGCTAGCTGAAGCTAAAACGCCAGTACAAACTGAAGATTTATTAGAACCAGAAATCGATCCTAAGCTGGCTTATACCGCTCCTTCCACGACAGAGCCTTCAACAACTGCTCCTTCAATGACTGAGCCATCTGAAACTCAATCTAATGATTCATCACAAGTTGTTTCATCGCAGTCTGAGATAGAATCAACAGTAGATTTGGCAAATAACGTACAAACTAATGCGACTAATTCAGCAGCCTTAATCGGTAACGATAAAATATCGCTTAATTTCAGCGGTGATTGCTGGGTTAACATTATTGATGCTAAGGGCAAGACCCTAGTTGATGGTGTGAAAGGTTCTGAAAGTTCTGTAGAAGTTACTGGTTGGGCGCCGTTCAAAGTCGTATTAGGCGCGCCGCAAGTCGTCACTATTAGTTTTAACAATGAAGATGTCAGCTTAGCTGAGTTTTCTAATCGTGTGGCCAAGTTAACGCTACCTAAAGCGTAA
- a CDS encoding bifunctional metallophosphatase/5'-nucleotidase, whose amino-acid sequence MSNNYRLTLAHINDTHSNFEPSAIKFTLTNENQTYTAATSTGGYARLSHQIEAARHQAKQDKDAFLFLHGGDSFQGTLYFREFKGSANAHLLNMLKPDAMVLGNHEIDAGNSPVLAFLNRIEFPVLAGNMDLSQELTEKEGRLSNHPMLYDYDNDTNCAKVLIKPFHDTQIAIIGITLDQMALIARPDPDTHFINAIETTDNTIKQLHQQGIKHIIVLSHLGYDQDKELAEKVNGISVIVGGHSHTLQGSFDDLGLSHTAYAERVNGTPIIHASKYAEVFGLAEMTFDDTGVCTSISGDNYFMIDDEISISFNNKGKVIAKDEVEALPSTAQANAIIAKLKAHPSIRDGQFCDAVHQTIMSQYRPALTALEEQVLGHIPRDFIHTRLPSKDFPHGSEIAPWVCRSMYKATKTSEPELDFALHNAGGVRQSLSKGQLSVADVLGRILPFELPLVKYQIQGKFLYEVLESSINSATNNGIIGTGAGSFPYAYGIRYYYDGTLPINQRITAIEESHAGQWSLIDPEKLYIGVSSAYTASGKEGYDALLKAHWQQDMQTMTLPEAFVDFVSQHSNLIENPLQPNVYYISHR is encoded by the coding sequence ATGTCAAATAATTACCGCCTAACCCTTGCTCATATCAACGACACGCATTCTAATTTTGAGCCAAGTGCGATTAAGTTTACGCTAACGAACGAAAATCAAACATATACAGCCGCGACCTCAACGGGTGGCTATGCCCGCTTAAGCCATCAAATCGAAGCGGCAAGGCATCAAGCAAAACAAGATAAAGACGCATTTCTTTTTTTACATGGCGGCGATAGTTTCCAGGGAACACTATATTTTCGGGAGTTTAAGGGTTCTGCCAATGCTCACTTATTAAATATGCTAAAACCAGATGCTATGGTGCTCGGTAACCATGAAATAGATGCTGGCAACAGCCCTGTTTTAGCCTTTTTAAACCGCATCGAATTTCCAGTTTTAGCTGGCAATATGGATCTTAGTCAAGAGCTCACCGAAAAAGAAGGCCGCCTCAGTAACCATCCAATGTTGTATGACTACGACAACGATACAAACTGTGCCAAAGTGCTGATTAAGCCCTTTCATGATACTCAAATAGCCATCATTGGAATCACCCTAGATCAAATGGCACTTATCGCGCGACCAGATCCTGATACCCATTTTATTAATGCTATTGAAACAACAGACAACACGATTAAGCAACTGCATCAACAAGGCATAAAGCACATTATTGTGTTGAGCCACCTTGGTTATGATCAAGACAAAGAACTGGCAGAAAAAGTGAATGGCATAAGTGTCATTGTTGGCGGTCACTCTCACACTTTACAAGGCAGTTTTGACGATTTAGGCTTGAGTCATACCGCTTATGCAGAAAGGGTTAATGGCACACCTATTATCCATGCGAGTAAGTATGCCGAAGTATTCGGTCTTGCTGAAATGACTTTCGATGATACTGGCGTTTGCACATCAATTAGTGGTGATAACTACTTTATGATAGATGATGAAATTAGCATCTCATTTAATAATAAAGGCAAAGTAATTGCTAAAGATGAAGTTGAAGCTCTACCATCAACCGCGCAAGCTAATGCTATTATTGCCAAGTTAAAAGCACACCCATCAATACGTGATGGACAATTTTGCGATGCTGTTCATCAAACCATAATGAGCCAATATCGCCCAGCATTAACGGCATTAGAAGAACAAGTGCTAGGACATATTCCTAGAGATTTTATTCATACACGCCTGCCAAGTAAAGATTTCCCCCATGGCAGTGAAATCGCTCCTTGGGTATGTCGAAGTATGTACAAAGCCACTAAAACCTCAGAACCTGAATTAGATTTTGCATTACATAATGCCGGCGGGGTTAGGCAGTCCCTTAGTAAAGGGCAATTGTCTGTGGCTGATGTACTAGGACGCATTCTGCCTTTTGAGCTGCCGCTAGTGAAATACCAAATTCAAGGTAAGTTCTTATATGAGGTTTTAGAGTCTTCGATAAATTCCGCAACCAATAACGGCATAATAGGAACAGGGGCAGGGAGTTTCCCCTATGCTTATGGCATAAGGTATTACTACGATGGAACCTTACCTATCAATCAACGCATCACCGCTATTGAAGAATCCCACGCTGGTCAATGGTCGCTGATTGATCCTGAAAAGCTCTATATCGGGGTATCTTCAGCTTATACCGCCTCAGGTAAAGAAGGTTACGACGCTCTACTAAAAGCACATTGGCAACAAGATATGCAAACAATGACCTTACCAGAAGCCTTTGTTGATTTTGTTAGCCAACATAGCAACTTGATTGAGAACCCATTACAACCCAATGTGTATTACATTAGCCACCGATAA